In Ipomoea triloba cultivar NCNSP0323 chromosome 7, ASM357664v1, a single genomic region encodes these proteins:
- the LOC116024255 gene encoding zinc finger BED domain-containing protein RICESLEEPER 2-like — translation MESISLSGQPPPILSSEELTGVEAEAVERNQSQQQTVPPPQFVPSKKRKEVETKSPVWDHFEKVKNSSGVVMHARCIYCAKLYGGQSKKHGTSSLSHHMLNCLKNPHSKDVRQSLLTFQHVVSPSPETRVNVGVLTTWVFNQDAIRRALAEMILIDELPFRFVEGQGFRKFILVACPRFKIPSRWTISRDIYQIFSDERVNLKKLFRTSCQRVSITTDTWTSVQRINYMCITAHFIDDQWKLHKKIISFVPVTSHRGEYIAKALETCLLEWGLKNIFTVTVDNASSNDTAMGFFKKKLLSWGVSSVKCNYVHMRCIAHVLNLIVQDGLKDVDSSVKKVRDAVRYVRNSPTRLKKFRDLADLIGVEAKSSLTLDVPTRWNSTYLMLKNAVTYQKVFEAYEENDSSFSHDLGESVPYFMDWHSVEHMVKLLKCFYEMTLRISGSLYVTANNFFSEISDLSCMLSEMVEAESASVNLMGFNMKTKFEKYWGDPDKMNAIIFYANILDPRDKIAYMPYQFTQLYGDDKGESCFKNVLTGLKNLFDDYVHGSSVSVDSATAVTVKKAKSREW, via the exons ATGGAGAGTATTAGTTTGTCTGGGCAACCTCCTCCTATACTATCTAGTGAGGAACTTACTGGGGTGGAAGCAGAAGCTGTGGAGAGAAATCAATCTCAGCAGCAAACTGTGCCTCCTCCTCAATTTGttccttcaaaaaaaagaaaggaggTTGAAACCAAATCCCCGGTATGGGATCATTTTGAGAAGGTCAAAAACAGTAGTGGAGTAGTTATGCATGCAAGGTGTATTTATTGTGCAAAATTATATGGTGGTCAGTCAAAAAAGCATGGCACATCTTCCTTAAGTCATCATATGCTTAACTGCCTAAAGAATCCTCACTCCAAAGATGTTAGACAATCTCTGCTAACATTTCAGCATGTGGTTAGTCCTAGTCCAGAGACGAGGGTTAATGTGGGGGTCTTAACTACTTGGGTGTTCAATCAAGATGCAATTAGGAGGGCCCTAGCAGAAATGATACTCATTGATGAGCTTCCTTTCAGATTTGTAGAGGGGCAGGGGTTTAGAAAATTTATTCTTGTTGCATGTCCTAGATTTAAGATCCCATCTAGATGGACTATAAGTAGGGATATTTATCAGATTTTTTCTGATGAGAGGGTAAATCTGAAGAAACTATTTAGGACTTCATGCCAAAGAGTTAGTATCACAACTGATACTTGGACTTCTGTCCAAAGGATAAACTATATGTGCATCACTGCACATTTTATAGATGACCAATGGAAGCTACACAAAAAGATCATATCATTTGTCCCTGTCACCTCACATAGGGGAGAATACATTGCCAAAGCCTTAGAAACCTGTCTTCTAGAGTGGGGGCTAAAAAATATATTCACTGTGACTGTTGACAATGCCTCTAGTAATGACACTGCTATGGGTTTCTTCAAAAAGAAGTTGCTGTCTTGGGGGGTTTCTTCTGTGAAATGCAATTATGTGCACATGAGATGCATTGCACATGTCTTAAATTTGATTGTCCAGGATGGGTTAAAGGATGTAGACAGTTCTGTAAAGAAGGTGAGGGATGCAGTTAGATATGTGAGAAATTCTCCTACTAGGCTAAAAAAATTCAGGGACCTTGCTGATTTAATAGGGGTGGAAGCCAAATCTAGTTTGACTCTTGATGTACCAACTAGATGGAACTCAACCTACTTGATGCTTAAGAATGCAGTCacatatcaaaaggtatttgaGGCCTATGAAGAAAATGATAGTTCATTCTCACATGATTTAGGTGAATCTGTCCCATATTTTATGGATTGGCATTCTGTTGAGCATATGGTGAAGTTGCTTAAATGTTTTTATGAAATGACCCTAAGGATTTCTGGTTCTCTGTATGTGACTGCCAATAATTTCTTCTCTGAAATTTCTGACTTGTCTTGCATGCTGTCTGAAATGGTGGAAGCTGAATCTGCCTCTGTTAATCTGATGGGTTTCAATATGAAAACGAAGTTTGAGAAATATTGGGGTGATCCTGATAAAATGAATGCCATCATTTTTTATGCAAATATATTGGATCCAAGGGATAAAATTGCATACATGCCATACCAGTTCACACAACTGTATGGTGATGATAAGGGAGAATCTTGTTTCAAAAATGTTTTAACTGGTCTGAAGAATTTGTTTGATGACTATGTGCATGGTTCATCTGTCAGTGTTGATTCTGCTACTGCTGTCACTG TTAAAAAAGCAAAGAGCAGAGAGTGGTGA
- the LOC116025053 gene encoding putative late blight resistance protein homolog R1A-3 encodes MVEFLLCLRYLTVCLKGWDSVSPPSLEHLHHLETFKVKSSVGLHLPFMFWNLEGLRHLHIDHYCNRCLYRRNLILIPPKPLNLQTFSIPVLFNSRRDEHLLRKLPHLRKLRCRFSTAWYRNCHRFPELGFLDQLESLEACRISHHMNAAIPSAFDFPPSLKELILHKFRLPWDSISVIAKLPRLESLELFSAFDGDQWDVKEGNFSKLKFLRICESRIVRWNATAESFPKLERLVLEKCKRLKEVPSDFQDIITLQVIEINQCNSSVARSVKKIQEDMEALGNENLNVCVVNSDLELRKWYL; translated from the exons ATGGTGGAGTTTCTCCTTTGTTTAAGGTACCTTACTGTTTGTCTAAAAGGTTGGGATTCAGTTTCACCGCCATCTCTAGAGCATCTTCACCACCTAGAAACTTTCAAGGTGAAATCAAGTGTGGGCTTGCATTTACCATTCATGTTTTGGAATTTGGAGGGCTTGAGACATTTGCATATAGATCACTATTGTAATCGCTGTCTCTACAGGAGAAACTTAATTCTTATACCCCCAAAGCCTTTAAATCTTCAAACCTTTTCCATCCCGGTCCTATTCAACTCGCGCAGGGATGAGCATCTGTTGAGGAAGCTTCCTCATCTCCGGAAACTCAGATGCAGATTTTCAACGGCATGGTATAGGAATTGCCATAGATTCCCTGAGTTAGGATTTCTTGACCAACTTGAATCTCTGGAAGCATGTCGCATCAGTCACCATATGAATGCAGCAATCCCCTCTGCATTCGACTTTCCACCAAGTCTCAAGGAATTGATACTCCACAAGTTTCGCCTGCCATGGGATAGCATTTCAGTAATTGCCAAGCTGCCACGTCTTGAGTCTCTTGAACTGTTCTCAGCATTTGATGGTGACCAATGGGATGTTAAGGAAGGAAACTTCAGCAAACTCAAGTTCTTGAGAATATGTGAATCCAGGATTGTGAGATGGAATGCCACTGCTGAATCGTTTCCCAAACTTGAGCGACTGGTTTTGGAAAAATGCAAGCGTCTAAAAGAGGTGCCATCTGATTTCCAAGATATTATTACTCTACAAGTAATTGAAATTAATCAATGCAACAGCTCTGTCGCCCGCTCAGtcaagaaaattcaggaagacATGGAGGCACTGGGAAACGAGAACCTAAATGTTTGCGTAGTGAATTCTGATCTGGAACTACGAAAGT GGTACTTGTAA